The Pseudomonas sp. TH06 genome has a window encoding:
- the mksF gene encoding Mks condensin complex protein MksF encodes MSQERYGIRRFALLNTAGYSLGLFPLEEPLSVYGANNLGKSASINALQFPILARMSDMSFGKYSLEQSRRFYFASDTSYILVEVNLPHGPHVIGVVGRGPGGGFGHQFFAYAGKLDLAHYQKNDTCLRQKELFSNLEKEGLKAYELKPDELRRLLVGGHTSIPLDLTLIPLRSTSEQSLKTFRALFINLLHMREITAAKLKQLFLDAFEHSLRSGSVDYIAACEEAFRDVRRMEQDYNSLVAAGPLVESLANGVKQRDVLRGKLHRLSPLLDSLLGTWSDYASARKEELTIQADHYRGEQDSLQNDQRGGTQELMRLEREISGIQRWLGELSVLKNRFALVDDVKVLEQQLLAAKDAHDELAGALAQSRQFSAEDLEERLRDLEKRLKSVKQQLDHADNNSYARLREEFSQQDVERLMRLFNSALFSLPLGEHGITLDDDGEWVKSVELILDGFKGERFEVPGLSIDISHIEPPALQALADRAALRDQKERLEKELKQLKTQQAVAADRAASKIQTEALYQQVLDAQKALEDFRRSQTLSAEEGDKLEQLAQMEGAQDELKRSSDAFTERVQQLSAKLQLVGRQIADMEAKQRTLDDALRRRQLLPADLPFGTPFMDPVDDSMDNLLPLLNDYQDSWQGLLRADGQIEALYAQVRLKGVAKFDSEDDMERRLSLLINAYAHRTDEALTLGKARRAAVTDIARTLRNIRSDYDSLEHQLALFNREINKRQVSNLQSFRIVLAPNKEALKHIDQIIHSAGQYEEGETLSVFDLSQSAEQDNKNEEAKEYLARLVATNHNQLGLKDLFELAFEITKVNGQPVIHTDIDGAASNGTTMTIKALTNMYLLLHLMDRDLAGRVRLPYYLDEAADIDEKNQAALLETSLQLGFVPILASVKPQVCASVAIDLEGGSGPAGIYIDEADWKYIRRHDVVKATVNVEADEPELDAV; translated from the coding sequence ATGAGCCAGGAACGCTACGGCATCCGCCGCTTTGCCCTTTTGAACACCGCCGGTTACAGCCTCGGCCTGTTCCCGCTGGAAGAACCGTTGTCGGTTTACGGCGCGAACAACCTCGGTAAATCGGCGTCGATCAACGCCTTGCAGTTCCCGATTCTGGCGCGCATGTCGGACATGAGTTTCGGCAAGTACAGCCTCGAACAATCGCGGCGTTTCTACTTCGCCTCCGACACCAGCTACATCCTCGTCGAAGTTAACCTGCCACATGGCCCGCACGTGATCGGCGTGGTCGGTCGCGGCCCGGGCGGTGGTTTCGGTCACCAGTTCTTCGCCTACGCCGGCAAGCTTGATCTGGCGCATTACCAGAAGAACGACACCTGCCTGCGCCAGAAAGAGCTGTTCAGTAACCTTGAGAAAGAAGGCCTGAAAGCCTACGAACTCAAACCTGATGAACTGCGTCGTTTGCTGGTTGGCGGTCACACGTCGATCCCGCTGGACCTGACACTGATCCCGCTGCGTTCCACCAGCGAGCAGAGCCTGAAGACATTCCGCGCGCTGTTCATCAACCTGCTGCACATGCGCGAAATCACTGCGGCCAAGCTCAAGCAGTTGTTCCTTGATGCCTTCGAACACAGCCTGCGTTCCGGCAGTGTCGATTACATCGCCGCCTGCGAAGAAGCCTTCCGCGATGTGCGTCGTATGGAGCAGGACTACAACTCGCTGGTCGCTGCCGGCCCGTTAGTTGAGTCCTTGGCCAACGGCGTGAAACAGCGCGACGTGCTGCGCGGCAAACTGCATCGCCTGTCGCCGCTGCTCGACTCGTTGCTCGGCACCTGGTCGGACTACGCCAGTGCGCGTAAGGAAGAACTGACGATTCAGGCCGACCACTACCGTGGCGAGCAGGACAGCCTGCAAAACGATCAACGCGGCGGCACTCAAGAACTGATGCGTCTGGAGCGGGAAATTTCCGGCATTCAGCGCTGGCTCGGCGAACTGTCGGTCCTGAAGAATCGCTTTGCTTTGGTCGACGACGTCAAAGTGCTGGAGCAACAATTGCTCGCGGCCAAAGATGCCCACGATGAATTGGCCGGTGCCCTGGCGCAATCGCGTCAATTCAGCGCCGAGGATCTGGAAGAGCGCCTGCGCGATCTGGAAAAACGCCTGAAGTCGGTGAAGCAGCAACTCGATCACGCTGACAACAACAGCTACGCCCGCCTGCGCGAAGAGTTTTCGCAACAGGACGTCGAACGCCTGATGCGCCTGTTCAACAGCGCACTGTTCAGCCTGCCGTTGGGCGAACACGGCATCACCCTCGACGACGATGGCGAGTGGGTGAAATCGGTCGAGCTGATTCTTGATGGCTTCAAAGGTGAGCGTTTCGAAGTGCCGGGCCTGTCCATCGACATCTCGCACATCGAGCCGCCGGCTCTGCAAGCGTTGGCCGACCGCGCCGCGTTGCGCGATCAGAAAGAGCGTCTGGAAAAAGAACTCAAGCAACTGAAAACCCAACAGGCGGTCGCCGCCGACCGCGCCGCGAGCAAAATCCAGACCGAAGCGCTGTATCAGCAAGTGCTGGACGCGCAGAAAGCCCTGGAAGACTTCCGCCGCAGCCAGACCCTGAGTGCTGAAGAAGGCGACAAGCTCGAGCAACTGGCGCAGATGGAAGGCGCGCAGGACGAACTCAAGCGCTCCAGCGATGCCTTCACCGAGCGCGTCCAGCAACTGTCGGCCAAGCTGCAACTGGTCGGTCGGCAGATCGCCGACATGGAAGCCAAGCAACGCACCCTCGACGACGCCCTGCGTCGCCGTCAGTTGCTGCCGGCGGATCTGCCGTTCGGTACACCGTTCATGGATCCTGTTGACGACTCGATGGACAACCTGCTGCCGCTGCTCAACGACTATCAGGACAGCTGGCAAGGCTTGCTGCGAGCCGATGGCCAGATCGAAGCGCTCTACGCACAGGTGCGTCTGAAAGGTGTGGCCAAGTTCGACAGCGAAGACGACATGGAGCGCCGTCTGTCACTGCTGATCAACGCTTACGCACACCGTACCGATGAAGCGCTGACGTTGGGCAAGGCTCGTCGTGCGGCGGTCACCGATATCGCGCGTACCTTGCGCAACATCCGCAGCGACTACGACAGCCTCGAGCATCAACTGGCGCTGTTCAACCGCGAGATCAACAAGCGTCAGGTCTCCAACCTGCAGAGCTTCCGCATTGTCCTCGCGCCGAACAAGGAAGCGCTCAAGCACATCGATCAGATCATCCACAGCGCCGGTCAGTACGAAGAAGGCGAAACCCTGTCGGTGTTCGACCTCAGTCAGAGCGCCGAGCAGGACAACAAGAACGAAGAGGCCAAGGAATACCTGGCACGGCTGGTGGCGACAAACCACAACCAGCTCGGCCTCAAGGACTTGTTCGAACTGGCGTTCGAGATCACCAAGGTCAACGGTCAGCCGGTCATCCACACCGACATCGATGGCGCGGCATCCAACGGTACGACCATGACCATCAAGGCGCTGACCAACATGTACTTGTTGTTGCACTTGATGGACCGCGACCTTGCCGGTCGCGTACGTCTGCCGTACTACCTCGACGAGGCCGCGGACATCGACGAGAAGAACCAGGCGGCATTGCTGGAAACCAGCCTGCAACTGGGCTTCGTGCCGATTCTGGCGAGTGTGAAACCGCAAGTCTGCGCCAGTGTCGCCATCGACCTGGAAGGCGGCAGCGGCCCGGCCGGGATCTACATCGATGAGGCGGACTGGAAATACATCCGCCGCCATGATGTGGTGAAGGCGACCGTCAATGTGGAAGCAGATGAACCGGAGCTGGATGCAGTTTGA
- the mksE gene encoding Mks condensin complex protein MksE: MHLDLSELSQLAPIFRELFKGYHVSRRDPELYAQLSNFQDQYRTLFKALGFELVCDTRGFYYFVPDMAAAAVNKTAQRLALFTFILVEHLADQGRDPIAVLDGGSLGREELPSLLEKYRDLFIQAEVQTVEELEEKIMRRMTQLGFAGEENGVYRFLPPMHRFLDVCLSVQQDRDLAASVHSVLPLPAPVLIDEAAEAKFLETDDPLDLSEFDEESEEDALARAIAEEQESDA; this comes from the coding sequence ATGCATCTTGATCTCTCCGAACTGTCTCAACTCGCGCCGATCTTTCGCGAGTTATTCAAGGGCTACCACGTCAGCCGCCGCGACCCGGAGCTGTACGCGCAACTGTCGAACTTCCAGGATCAATACCGCACGCTGTTCAAGGCGCTGGGTTTTGAACTGGTCTGCGACACTCGTGGCTTCTACTACTTCGTCCCGGACATGGCCGCTGCGGCGGTGAACAAGACTGCCCAGCGTCTGGCGCTGTTCACCTTCATCCTCGTCGAGCATCTGGCCGATCAGGGCCGCGACCCGATCGCCGTGCTCGATGGCGGCAGCCTCGGCCGCGAAGAGCTGCCATCGCTGCTGGAAAAATACCGCGATCTGTTCATTCAGGCCGAAGTACAAACCGTTGAAGAACTCGAAGAAAAAATCATGCGCCGCATGACCCAACTCGGTTTCGCTGGCGAAGAAAACGGCGTGTACCGTTTCCTGCCGCCGATGCACCGCTTCCTCGACGTCTGCCTGTCGGTACAGCAAGACCGCGATCTGGCGGCCAGCGTGCACAGCGTACTGCCGCTTCCGGCGCCAGTGCTGATCGACGAAGCCGCCGAAGCCAAATTCCTCGAAACCGACGATCCGCTCGATCTCAGCGAATTTGACGAAGAAAGCGAAGAAGACGCTCTGGCCCGTGCCATTGCCGAAGAACAGGAGTCCGACGCATGA
- the mksB gene encoding Mks condensin complex protein MksB → MIEPKRVLRALAEHWALLEPLCEHFDQGTLSLNELRSQLAAQQLDSTPQDITSLLDVWIRLDILIPVAKSPNRFELNAQIHDFLAYLRREHRLGLCLEIEAYLRHLERLAGYIQDAFDIRDGHDLARQLRLLDMRVRDVLKKLDNDEQALVAVAERAKTSDRQIPLRQRYAEVLATWDEYVEPMIDLVNADGAFEQGVRKVETVLLKMLSEQQRLGHLVDDDMLLRTHARILEMQTSAQLTLRHARELLLPLREEARRHNAVTRGAALALAAIRRKGIDAVPQAAMPLFTRPQSTFLGSASQVEAYVYALARFEPKPARFPKAHKTHKGEAPRAPRTVREMVDRCEEALPMPDLMTWLLEQEPDGATDELLYWFSRLSREKRFKRERLERREYHTHEHQVSLRSFALLSASDTAAEDSASIPHAS, encoded by the coding sequence ATGATCGAACCCAAGCGCGTCTTGCGCGCCCTCGCTGAACACTGGGCACTGCTTGAGCCACTGTGTGAGCACTTCGACCAAGGCACATTGAGCCTCAACGAACTGCGCTCGCAACTGGCCGCCCAACAACTGGACAGCACGCCGCAGGACATCACCAGCCTGCTCGACGTGTGGATTCGCCTGGATATTCTGATTCCAGTGGCGAAAAGCCCGAACCGTTTCGAGCTGAACGCGCAGATTCACGATTTCCTCGCCTACTTGCGCAGGGAGCACCGGCTGGGCCTGTGCCTGGAAATCGAAGCCTATCTGCGCCACCTCGAACGTCTGGCCGGCTACATTCAGGACGCGTTCGACATCCGCGACGGTCACGACCTCGCCCGCCAGTTGCGCTTGCTCGACATGCGCGTGCGCGACGTGCTGAAGAAACTCGACAACGACGAACAGGCTCTGGTGGCCGTGGCTGAACGGGCCAAAACCAGCGACCGGCAGATTCCGCTGCGCCAGCGCTACGCCGAAGTGTTGGCGACGTGGGACGAATACGTCGAGCCGATGATCGATCTGGTCAATGCCGACGGCGCCTTCGAGCAAGGTGTACGCAAAGTCGAAACCGTATTGCTGAAGATGCTCAGCGAACAGCAGCGCCTCGGCCATCTGGTCGACGACGACATGCTCCTGCGCACCCACGCGCGCATCCTCGAAATGCAGACCAGCGCGCAACTGACCCTGCGTCATGCCCGCGAACTGCTGCTGCCGCTGCGTGAAGAAGCGCGCCGACACAACGCCGTGACCCGTGGCGCCGCGCTCGCCTTGGCGGCCATTCGCCGCAAAGGTATCGACGCCGTGCCGCAAGCCGCGATGCCGCTGTTCACCCGCCCGCAAAGCACGTTCCTCGGCAGCGCCAGTCAGGTCGAAGCCTACGTTTATGCCTTGGCGCGTTTCGAGCCGAAACCGGCGCGCTTCCCCAAGGCGCACAAGACGCATAAAGGTGAAGCCCCACGTGCGCCGCGCACTGTGCGCGAGATGGTTGATCGTTGCGAAGAAGCCCTGCCGATGCCGGATCTGATGACCTGGCTGCTGGAGCAGGAACCGGACGGCGCCACTGACGAATTGCTTTACTGGTTCTCGCGCCTGTCGCGGGAAAAACGCTTCAAGCGCGAGCGTCTGGAACGCCGCGAATACCACACTCATGAGCATCAGGTCAGCCTGCGCTCCTTCGCCCTGCTCTCGGCCAGCGACACCGCCGCCGAGGATTCTGCGAGCATCCCACATGCATCTTGA
- a CDS encoding energy transducer TonB has translation MQVVNWLPRTELPFAAPSRPELLDMPEPEVEAQVMPVPQAEMPVQPAARPSERPKIEVPRPSPASTRTNAKPVEEADDTPVVAKPAPVPPPRFALQLLRTGRCLLLVELPTGEPFQSRDPAYLLLKDMLRAAGLPDAPQIVGEPVRWPWLNRGTMDQGPEAARDFVQGFLSVQMESAPCACLWLIGLPAVRFAGEADAEAFNRELQIEGLGSAWAIPGLELLMEEPQRKAAVWQAMRRLMARWKESNE, from the coding sequence ATGCAGGTGGTCAACTGGCTGCCGCGCACCGAATTGCCTTTCGCCGCGCCTTCACGGCCCGAGCTGCTGGACATGCCCGAGCCCGAGGTAGAGGCGCAGGTTATGCCCGTGCCTCAGGCTGAAATGCCCGTGCAGCCTGCCGCGCGTCCGAGCGAACGACCGAAGATCGAAGTGCCACGCCCTTCGCCGGCGAGCACGCGAACCAACGCCAAACCCGTGGAAGAGGCCGACGACACACCCGTCGTGGCCAAACCGGCACCGGTGCCGCCGCCGCGTTTCGCCCTGCAATTGCTGCGCACCGGGCGTTGTCTGCTGCTGGTCGAGTTACCCACAGGCGAACCGTTCCAGAGCCGCGATCCGGCCTATTTGCTGCTTAAAGACATGTTGCGCGCCGCCGGTCTGCCGGATGCGCCGCAAATCGTCGGCGAGCCCGTGCGTTGGCCTTGGCTCAATCGCGGCACCATGGACCAAGGTCCGGAGGCGGCGCGCGACTTCGTCCAGGGTTTCCTTTCGGTACAGATGGAATCCGCGCCGTGCGCCTGCCTGTGGCTGATCGGCCTGCCGGCGGTGCGGTTTGCCGGTGAGGCGGACGCCGAAGCGTTCAATCGTGAATTGCAGATCGAAGGTCTGGGCTCGGCCTGGGCCATTCCCGGTCTGGAGTTGTTAATGGAAGAGCCACAGCGCAAAGCCGCTGTGTGGCAAGCCATGCGTCGGCTGATGGCGCGCTGGAAAGAATCGAATGAGTGA
- the rimI gene encoding ribosomal protein S18-alanine N-acetyltransferase has protein sequence MSEAVSFRPMTEADLDAVLKIEYAAYSHPWTRGIFLDGLGKYQIWLMFEGQQQVGHGVVQIILDEAHLLNITVKPENQGRGLGLTLLEHLMSRAYAAEARECFLEVRDSNTAAFKLYERYGFNEIGRRRDYYPAVGGREDAVVMACTLVD, from the coding sequence ATGAGTGAAGCTGTATCGTTCCGCCCGATGACCGAGGCGGACCTGGACGCTGTATTGAAGATCGAATACGCGGCGTACAGCCATCCGTGGACTCGCGGCATTTTTCTCGACGGGCTGGGTAAATACCAGATATGGCTGATGTTCGAAGGTCAGCAGCAGGTCGGTCACGGCGTGGTGCAGATCATTCTCGATGAGGCGCATCTGCTGAATATCACGGTCAAACCGGAGAACCAGGGACGTGGGCTGGGGCTGACGTTGCTCGAGCATCTGATGTCGCGCGCGTATGCCGCCGAGGCTCGGGAGTGCTTTCTCGAAGTGCGTGACAGCAATACCGCGGCGTTCAAGCTGTATGAGCGTTATGGCTTCAACGAAATCGGCCGGCGTCGGGATTACTACCCGGCGGTGGGTGGGCGTGAAGATGCCGTGGTCATGGCCTGCACCTTGGTTGACTAA